The following proteins are co-located in the Triticum aestivum cultivar Chinese Spring chromosome 1A, IWGSC CS RefSeq v2.1, whole genome shotgun sequence genome:
- the LOC123095525 gene encoding germin-like protein 5-1: MGMGMASPLLSCAIMALLASVLPPPSVAGDPDLLQDICVADLSSGVKVNGFACKATVTEDDFYFKGLGAAGNTSTTYGSVVTGANVEKVPGLNTLGVSMARIDYAPGGLNAPHTHPRATEMVFVLQGALDVGFITTANKLVSKTIAAGDVFVFPRGLVHFQKNNGAGPASVISAFNSQFPGTQSLAMTLFAATPPVPDHVLTTAFQVGTKEVDKIRSRLAPKKA; this comes from the exons ATGGGCATGGGCATGGCTTCTCCCTTGCTTTCCTGCGCCATCATGGCGCTcctcgcctccgtcctcccccCGCCGTCCGTCGCCGGCGACCCCGACCTGCTCCAGGACATCTGCGTCGCTGACCTCTCTTCCG GGGTGAAGGTGAATGGGTTCGCGTGCAAGGCCACGGTGACCGAGGACGACTTCTACTTCAAGGGGCTGGGCGCCGCCGGCAACACCAGCACCACCTACGGCTCCGTGGTGACCGGCGCCAACGTGGAGAAGGTGCCCGGGCTCAACACCCTGGGCGTCTCCATGGCGCGCATCGACTACGCGCCGGGCGGGCTCAACGCGCCGCACACCCACCCGCGCGCCACCGAGATGGTCTTCGTCCTCCAGGGCGCCCTCGACGTCGGCTTCATAACCACCGCCAACAAGCTCGTCTCCAAGACCATCGCCGCCGGCGACGTCTTCGTGTTCCCGCGCGGCCTGGTCCATTTCCAGAAGAACAACGGCGCCGGCCCCGCCTCCGTCATCTCCGCCTTCAACAGCCAGTTCCCCGGCACGCAGTCGCTCGCCATGACGCTCTTCGCGGCCACGCCGCCGGTGCCCGACCACGTGCTCACCACGGCGTTCCAGGTCGGCACCAAGGAGGTGGACAAGATCAGGTCCAGGCTCGCCCCGAAAAAGGCCTGA